A stretch of Candidatus Vicinibacter affinis DNA encodes these proteins:
- the radA gene encoding DNA repair protein RadA yields the protein MSKARIIFVCSNCGANSPKWIGHCPSCGTWNSYQEEILEKREESEPGWKTIKEDHKNLKSVRLDQLETGKLLRLDTHDKELNRALGGGLVRGSVTLLAGQPGIGKSTLLLQLALQIRLQAVLYVSGEESEEQIKIRANRLNHSQESCFLFSETRIDVILSETARLKPGLLIVDSIQTLSSPQLDSAPGTISQIRECTNELIRFAKETGVPVFLIGHITKEGDIAGPKLLEHMVDTVLQFEGDKQYSFRILRTLKNRFGSTDELSIYEMDGTGLKPVENPSELLLSQHEERLSGSAVACTIEGLRPILIETQALVGTAVYGTPQRVATGFDSRRLSMLLAVLEKRCGFQFGNQDVFINLAGGIRINDPAIDLSVVASLISSLEDHALHRQICFAGEVGLSGEIRAVSRVDTRIQEAERLGFKAICISKYNGKIDMARNTKIKVVLLSTVNELYEKVFSGG from the coding sequence TTGTCAAAAGCTCGTATAATATTTGTTTGTTCAAATTGTGGTGCAAATTCACCAAAATGGATTGGCCATTGTCCTTCGTGTGGCACATGGAATAGCTATCAAGAAGAAATCCTGGAAAAGAGAGAAGAATCCGAACCTGGTTGGAAGACTATTAAAGAAGACCATAAAAATCTAAAATCTGTAAGGCTCGATCAACTTGAAACAGGTAAGTTGCTCAGATTGGATACACATGATAAAGAATTAAACAGAGCTCTTGGTGGAGGTTTAGTTAGAGGTTCAGTTACCTTATTGGCTGGTCAACCTGGAATAGGAAAATCGACCTTGCTCCTCCAGTTAGCTCTCCAAATACGTCTTCAAGCAGTCCTTTATGTTTCCGGAGAAGAAAGTGAGGAGCAAATCAAAATTAGAGCCAATAGGCTTAACCATTCTCAAGAAAGTTGCTTTTTATTCTCAGAAACCAGAATAGACGTGATCCTTTCAGAAACCGCCAGACTTAAACCGGGACTATTGATTGTTGATTCTATCCAGACTCTAAGTTCACCCCAACTTGATTCAGCCCCAGGGACTATTTCACAAATTCGAGAGTGCACAAATGAACTTATCCGCTTCGCAAAAGAAACAGGAGTTCCAGTTTTCTTAATCGGCCACATTACCAAAGAAGGAGATATAGCGGGACCCAAATTATTGGAACACATGGTGGATACTGTTTTGCAATTCGAAGGGGACAAACAATATTCATTTAGGATACTCCGTACTTTAAAAAACCGATTTGGGTCTACCGATGAATTAAGTATTTATGAAATGGATGGCACAGGTTTAAAGCCGGTAGAAAATCCAAGTGAATTGCTCCTTTCCCAACACGAAGAAAGATTAAGCGGAAGTGCAGTTGCCTGCACCATTGAAGGCTTACGTCCAATTTTAATTGAAACCCAAGCTCTTGTAGGAACGGCCGTATACGGAACACCTCAAAGGGTTGCCACAGGTTTTGATAGCAGAAGGCTCTCCATGTTACTTGCCGTTCTTGAAAAAAGATGTGGATTTCAATTCGGAAATCAAGATGTTTTCATAAATCTTGCAGGGGGTATAAGAATTAATGATCCGGCAATTGATCTTTCTGTGGTTGCATCATTAATTTCATCTTTGGAAGACCATGCGTTACATCGCCAAATTTGTTTTGCAGGAGAAGTGGGACTCTCGGGTGAGATTAGGGCGGTTTCTCGAGTAGATACCAGAATACAGGAGGCAGAACGACTTGGTTTTAAAGCCATCTGCATTTCTAAATACAACGGAAAAATTGACATGGCTAGAAATACAAAAATAAAAGTAGTCCTCCTTTCGACTGTGAACGAACTTTATGAAAAAGTTTTTTCGGGAGGTTGA
- a CDS encoding GyrI-like domain-containing protein yields MINDIKEWPNWISWKKEDSDLSFSMGGRQVNIGANFTFEGKSFGKGIVEVQESHKDSLLASFITNSKWPGKVSTTWQIIPESRTSVLLISRDRLLSKIPFFKRPLYRSFEKEYSVRHQNDLDNLKSYIEGMINTQFGIKPSSFKKQGYFGMKAPIYNANIPKFYAESYPKIYKTLDSLGITPSGPPVGMIYDWEGSSNYVYIMAALPVDRVVRPPLGFDYEEVPEIPCLKLEHYGSYRTLKHAHSKLDYIMSSSNFVLYSPIIEEYVTSPSQEPDTSKWLTNIYYLLDNTGSYSKTLQKKKTIEEMIQEEEEIRKKKLERENR; encoded by the coding sequence ATGATAAACGACATTAAAGAATGGCCTAACTGGATTAGTTGGAAAAAAGAAGACTCTGATCTAAGTTTCTCTATGGGCGGTAGACAAGTAAATATTGGTGCCAATTTTACCTTTGAAGGTAAATCTTTTGGGAAAGGTATAGTTGAAGTTCAAGAGTCACATAAAGACTCTCTTCTTGCCTCTTTTATTACTAATAGTAAATGGCCAGGTAAGGTGTCTACAACTTGGCAAATTATCCCTGAATCGCGAACATCAGTCTTGTTAATCAGTCGTGACCGACTACTAAGTAAAATACCTTTTTTCAAAAGGCCACTATACAGATCTTTTGAAAAGGAATATTCAGTCAGACATCAAAATGATTTAGATAACTTAAAGAGTTATATTGAAGGAATGATCAATACCCAGTTTGGGATTAAACCATCCTCCTTTAAAAAGCAAGGTTATTTTGGCATGAAAGCTCCGATCTACAATGCTAACATTCCAAAGTTTTACGCAGAATCCTATCCAAAAATATACAAAACTTTAGATTCTCTAGGTATCACGCCAAGTGGGCCACCTGTTGGCATGATTTACGATTGGGAAGGTTCTTCCAATTACGTTTACATTATGGCTGCCCTTCCTGTAGATCGTGTTGTTCGCCCACCTCTTGGATTTGACTATGAGGAGGTTCCAGAAATACCATGTTTAAAATTGGAACATTACGGGTCATACAGAACTCTTAAACATGCACATTCAAAACTAGATTACATCATGAGTTCTTCAAACTTTGTTCTGTATTCTCCAATTATTGAAGAGTATGTAACTAGTCCTTCTCAGGAACCGGATACTTCAAAATGGTTAACTAATATCTATTATCTTCTTGACAATACTGGATCCTATTCCAAAACTCTTCAGAAAAAGAAAACTATTGAAGAAATGATTCAAGAAGAAGAAGAAATTAGAAAAAAGAAACTGGAAAGAGAAAATAGATAG
- a CDS encoding DUF1028 domain-containing protein: protein MFHKIILFLFLQICLSTNFQILNAQETFSIIAVDTVTGEIGSAGASCLDLFNLPYDTDLIADVIPGIGAINTQSYFIAANQINARTRLLAGDSAQQIINWLFNNDVEDNPSVRQYGVISLINGRTQVASFTGDNCFDYKGQRIGKNYSIQGNILIGPEVLDKMEEEFLKAKGNLPCRLMASLQGANFPGADSRCIQNGTSALFAFLKVANPNDDYKKPTIKIGVKTKSNSKIEPIDSLQKILNELNLNCLPISNKNIDKFSGNIKVFPNPFCESFTVEAPEIKFSPLEIVLRDLLGKQVSLEYVSNDGNVTCITHNLPSGFYSLLIRSGNFFTLNKIIKK, encoded by the coding sequence ATGTTTCATAAAATAATTCTATTCTTATTTTTACAAATTTGCCTATCCACCAATTTTCAAATTTTAAATGCGCAGGAAACATTTTCTATTATTGCGGTTGATACAGTAACAGGAGAAATTGGTTCTGCCGGGGCATCTTGTTTAGACCTATTTAATCTTCCGTATGATACTGATTTAATTGCTGATGTAATTCCTGGAATTGGAGCAATTAATACCCAGTCATACTTTATTGCGGCTAATCAAATAAATGCCCGAACAAGACTCCTTGCAGGTGATTCTGCTCAGCAGATAATAAATTGGTTGTTTAACAATGATGTAGAGGATAACCCTTCAGTCAGACAATATGGAGTGATTAGTCTTATTAATGGAAGGACTCAAGTTGCTTCATTTACAGGGGATAACTGCTTTGATTATAAGGGCCAAAGAATTGGTAAAAATTATTCTATACAAGGAAATATCTTAATTGGGCCTGAAGTATTGGATAAAATGGAAGAGGAATTTCTTAAAGCAAAAGGCAACCTTCCATGTAGACTCATGGCTTCATTACAAGGTGCAAATTTTCCAGGTGCGGATTCAAGATGTATTCAAAATGGGACCTCGGCACTTTTTGCTTTTCTCAAAGTTGCTAATCCAAATGATGATTATAAGAAACCCACTATCAAAATCGGTGTTAAAACAAAATCGAATAGTAAAATTGAACCCATTGATTCTCTCCAGAAAATCTTAAACGAATTAAATTTAAATTGTTTACCCATTTCAAACAAAAACATAGATAAATTTAGCGGTAACATCAAAGTATTTCCGAATCCCTTTTGTGAAAGTTTCACTGTTGAAGCACCAGAAATAAAATTTAGTCCACTTGAAATCGTCTTAAGAGATCTACTTGGAAAGCAAGTTTCATTAGAATATGTTAGTAACGACGGAAATGTGACTTGTATTACGCATAATCTTCCCTCTGGATTTTACTCTCTGTTGATACGTTCAGGAAACTTTTTTACTTTGAATAAAATCATTAAAAAATAA
- the fahA gene encoding fumarylacetoacetase, giving the protein MEKSIPASMKSWIPYDRECDFPIQNLPLGIFSIDGRQKKICSIIGDQIIDLSDIPEIATKCDVPQTIFYNDYLNPLLALGKTKVSSIRKELGILFSENSNKSKESLISALRPVSLAKLHLPIKAGDYTDFYSSREHATNVGIMFRDPANALLPNWLYLPVGYHGRASSIVVSGTPIKRPHGQIVIKDGEPPIFNASRQLDFELEMAFVIGKENSLGEPITIQKAEEHIQGLLLFNDWSARDIQKWEYVPLGPFLGKNFASSASPWLVHLEALEEFRVNGPEQDPAPLEYLRQSGANNFDIQLEVWLNNNLISKSNMKYLYWSIKQQLAHHTINGCNMQIGDICASGTISGPDPKSFGSMLELSWKGTKPIILNDGSSRTFLQNGDRVEMKAYAQSKDYRIGFGSCYGEILEE; this is encoded by the coding sequence ATGGAAAAATCAATTCCTGCATCAATGAAATCATGGATCCCATATGACCGGGAATGTGATTTTCCCATTCAAAATCTGCCATTAGGCATCTTCAGCATTGACGGAAGACAAAAAAAAATTTGCAGTATAATTGGTGATCAAATAATTGATCTTAGTGATATACCAGAGATTGCAACGAAATGTGATGTCCCACAAACCATTTTTTATAACGATTATTTAAATCCACTCCTGGCCTTAGGTAAAACTAAGGTTAGTTCAATTAGAAAAGAATTGGGCATACTATTTTCTGAGAATTCCAATAAATCCAAAGAATCTTTAATCTCTGCACTCAGACCCGTGAGTTTAGCCAAGCTCCATTTACCAATAAAGGCCGGCGACTATACGGATTTCTACAGTAGCAGAGAACACGCCACCAATGTAGGAATTATGTTTAGGGATCCTGCAAATGCCCTTTTGCCTAATTGGCTTTATTTACCTGTTGGTTACCATGGTAGAGCCTCTTCAATTGTAGTAAGTGGAACCCCTATCAAAAGGCCTCACGGACAAATAGTTATTAAAGATGGCGAGCCACCTATTTTCAATGCCAGCAGACAACTCGATTTTGAACTTGAAATGGCCTTTGTAATTGGTAAAGAAAATTCATTAGGCGAACCCATTACAATTCAAAAAGCTGAAGAACACATTCAAGGTCTTTTACTTTTTAACGATTGGTCTGCCCGAGATATTCAAAAATGGGAATATGTACCTCTTGGACCTTTTCTTGGAAAAAATTTTGCATCTTCAGCCTCACCATGGTTAGTTCATTTGGAAGCATTAGAAGAATTCAGAGTGAATGGACCCGAACAAGATCCTGCCCCATTAGAATATCTTAGACAAAGCGGTGCAAATAATTTTGATATCCAGTTGGAGGTTTGGTTGAACAACAATTTAATTTCCAAATCGAATATGAAATATTTATACTGGAGCATAAAACAACAACTCGCACATCACACAATCAATGGGTGCAATATGCAAATTGGGGATATTTGTGCTTCAGGAACTATTTCTGGTCCGGACCCAAAATCCTTTGGTTCTATGCTTGAGTTGTCATGGAAAGGGACCAAACCAATAATTTTAAATGATGGAAGCAGTAGGACTTTTCTTCAAAATGGAGATCGCGTTGAGATGAAAGCTTATGCCCAAAGTAAAGATTACAGAATAGGCTTTGGTTCATGCTATGGAGAAATATTAGAAGAATAA
- a CDS encoding OmpH family outer membrane protein, which translates to MKINTLKFFTLAFLLIFTSPAFAQKFGYLNSQALLSELPEVKQADANLQALQAQLEKKGQQMVSELENKYKDLQRKEQSGEISPKALEEEAKKLKEQEADLGKYEQEMQKQLLAKRQETLQPILDKVNNIIKQVAVENQFTYIFDSSAGILLYAQESMDVTALVKTKLGI; encoded by the coding sequence ATGAAAATCAACACATTAAAATTTTTCACACTAGCTTTCCTGTTAATTTTTACCTCACCAGCTTTTGCACAGAAATTTGGTTATCTAAATTCCCAAGCGCTTTTGTCGGAATTACCGGAGGTGAAGCAAGCAGATGCTAATTTACAAGCACTGCAAGCACAATTGGAGAAGAAAGGTCAGCAGATGGTTTCCGAACTTGAGAATAAATATAAGGACCTACAAAGGAAAGAGCAGTCAGGAGAAATATCGCCTAAGGCATTAGAAGAGGAGGCTAAAAAGCTTAAGGAACAAGAGGCTGATTTGGGGAAATACGAACAAGAAATGCAAAAGCAGCTTTTGGCGAAAAGGCAAGAAACTTTGCAGCCTATTTTAGACAAGGTTAATAATATAATAAAACAAGTAGCAGTAGAAAATCAATTTACTTACATATTTGATTCAAGCGCGGGAATTCTATTATATGCACAAGAATCGATGGATGTTACTGCTTTAGTTAAAACTAAATTGGGAATCTAA
- the scpB gene encoding SMC-Scp complex subunit ScpB: MITTNFVPAIESLIFAAPTPITIADIKYCLENTHAISIGIEEIEGCIHQITSRYQNVDFGIELKEISGGFQFLSKPEFFPLIAEYIKVNNRKKLSRAAMESLAIIAYKQPISKSEVEQIRGVNSDHSIQKLLEKELIEITGRSEGPGKPILLGTSNRFMEYFGLKNLSELPKLKDLAMPENEIGEPAPIEETVELLDQQKLNKLGEDE, from the coding sequence ATGATTACTACGAATTTTGTTCCAGCCATCGAAAGTTTAATTTTTGCTGCTCCTACTCCTATTACAATTGCAGATATTAAATATTGTCTTGAGAATACGCATGCTATAAGTATTGGAATTGAGGAAATTGAAGGCTGTATTCATCAAATTACATCAAGATATCAAAACGTTGATTTTGGAATAGAGCTAAAAGAAATTTCAGGTGGATTCCAATTTCTTTCAAAACCGGAATTCTTTCCTTTAATTGCAGAATACATAAAAGTAAACAACAGAAAAAAATTATCCAGGGCAGCAATGGAAAGTTTGGCCATTATTGCATATAAGCAACCCATTTCTAAATCTGAAGTTGAGCAAATTAGAGGTGTCAATAGCGACCATTCAATTCAAAAACTGCTTGAAAAAGAACTAATTGAAATTACAGGAAGAAGTGAGGGTCCAGGGAAACCAATTCTTTTGGGCACAAGTAATAGGTTCATGGAATATTTTGGATTAAAAAATCTTTCTGAGCTTCCCAAGTTGAAGGATTTAGCAATGCCGGAAAATGAAATTGGAGAGCCCGCGCCTATTGAAGAAACAGTTGAATTGTTAGACCAGCAAAAGTTAAATAAACTTGGAGAAGATGAATAA
- a CDS encoding M1 family metallopeptidase — MKFSWFIFIIWIIIGLPPIYLKAQCADSIHYALSKRTTNYNIKTTLDDKNNLLESIQTIHFVNQTNVDITSLQFYMYLNSFKNTESSFLKGTTKIFGNQFSNRRLDEWGWISIEKITRDIHLNNVDLTENLKYIQCDDGNLNDQSVIEVLLNDIIAPGDTAIFHLKWKAKIPKTIARCGYSKDFYFLCHWFPQLGVYEKNDNGLWGWNCHQFLRSTEFYADFGNYNIEITADEKFVVGASGCLISEIKNQDKTITRCYRANDVIDFAWTAYPNYIVREEKWKGIDIRLLLPSEYTVQSNRYIQILIFALEYMESRIAKYPYPSITVVCPPLHGLKSGLMEYPTLITTGSVYGMPNNIRTTESLVVHEFIHQYFMAVVANNEKEEPWLDEGFSTYYEDRIIDTAFGKSKSLVDILGIRFDNRELTRLEYTTMRNPREGIIARPAWFFNETNYKSLIYSKTATTLHTLQNLIGENNIDRIIQTYYNNWKFKHPKGLNFINLMKSELLNRLDSSLARQCYELIKTSIYNGKVLDYSVSNITTEISQNKNGIFDATNQINEISNFKLNKIIHSKVQVERLGDWIFPVEILLIFENGSSQTIYWDGEEGRSDIDIYNSSKVISAHIDPNQKILLDINLNNNSYTIQPARSVLMWYSNKLMFHLQNILQSISMLL, encoded by the coding sequence ATGAAATTCTCCTGGTTCATATTTATCATTTGGATTATTATAGGATTACCTCCAATATATTTGAAGGCTCAATGCGCAGACTCAATACATTATGCTCTAAGCAAAAGAACGACCAACTACAACATTAAAACAACTCTTGATGATAAAAATAATTTATTAGAAAGTATACAAACCATTCATTTTGTGAACCAAACAAATGTGGATATCACAAGTTTGCAATTCTACATGTATTTAAATTCATTTAAAAACACAGAATCAAGTTTTCTTAAAGGAACAACCAAAATCTTCGGAAATCAATTTTCAAATCGCAGGCTTGATGAATGGGGTTGGATTTCAATTGAAAAAATTACGCGCGATATACATCTGAACAATGTTGACTTGACTGAAAATCTCAAATATATTCAGTGTGATGATGGTAACTTAAATGATCAATCTGTTATCGAGGTCCTTCTTAATGATATCATTGCTCCTGGCGACACGGCCATCTTTCATTTAAAATGGAAAGCAAAAATTCCTAAAACAATAGCAAGATGTGGGTATAGTAAAGACTTTTACTTTCTTTGCCACTGGTTTCCACAATTAGGTGTTTATGAGAAAAATGATAATGGCCTTTGGGGTTGGAACTGTCATCAGTTTTTAAGGTCAACAGAGTTTTATGCAGACTTTGGAAATTACAATATAGAAATAACTGCTGATGAAAAATTCGTCGTCGGTGCCTCAGGATGCTTAATTTCTGAAATAAAAAATCAAGATAAAACAATAACCAGGTGTTATAGGGCCAATGATGTTATTGACTTTGCATGGACGGCCTATCCAAATTACATTGTTAGAGAAGAAAAATGGAAAGGAATTGATATTAGACTATTATTACCATCAGAATATACTGTTCAAAGTAATCGGTATATTCAAATACTGATCTTCGCACTTGAATACATGGAAAGTAGAATTGCCAAGTATCCATACCCATCAATAACGGTGGTTTGCCCTCCACTTCATGGTTTGAAATCTGGTCTAATGGAATATCCCACTTTAATCACTACAGGTAGTGTTTATGGAATGCCCAATAACATTAGAACAACTGAATCCCTTGTAGTTCACGAATTCATACATCAGTATTTTATGGCCGTTGTGGCCAACAATGAAAAAGAAGAACCTTGGCTAGATGAAGGCTTTTCTACCTATTATGAAGACAGGATTATTGATACCGCATTCGGCAAATCAAAATCACTTGTGGATATTTTAGGAATCAGGTTTGATAATCGTGAATTAACACGTTTAGAATACACAACAATGCGAAACCCTAGAGAAGGTATAATTGCAAGACCAGCATGGTTTTTTAACGAAACTAATTATAAATCCTTGATATATAGTAAAACTGCTACCACATTACATACTCTCCAAAATTTGATTGGAGAGAATAATATCGATAGAATTATACAAACCTATTACAACAATTGGAAATTTAAGCACCCAAAAGGCCTAAATTTTATAAACTTAATGAAATCAGAATTATTGAATAGATTAGATTCCTCACTGGCACGGCAGTGCTATGAACTTATAAAGACCAGTATTTACAATGGTAAAGTTCTCGATTATTCCGTTAGCAATATCACAACAGAAATTTCACAAAATAAAAATGGGATTTTTGACGCAACAAATCAAATAAATGAAATATCTAATTTTAAATTAAATAAAATTATTCATTCTAAAGTACAAGTTGAAAGATTAGGAGATTGGATATTTCCTGTTGAAATTCTCCTTATTTTTGAAAATGGTTCCTCTCAAACTATATATTGGGATGGAGAAGAGGGTAGAAGTGATATTGATATTTACAATTCTTCCAAAGTAATTTCTGCTCATATTGACCCAAACCAAAAAATTCTTCTTGATATAAATTTAAATAACAACAGTTATACAATACAACCTGCCAGATCTGTCCTAATGTGGTATAGTAATAAACTAATGTTTCATTTACAAAATATCCTTCAATCTATTAGCATGCTTTTATAG
- the murI gene encoding glutamate racemase — MSNFQDRPIGIFDSGIGGLTVAQAINRLLPKEQCIYVGDTAHMPYGDKSIDLIRHFSFCISEYLLNVYNCKALVIACNTASAAAYEFLRDKLKGKVPVINVIDPMVEFVINQENIHHVGIIATKTTIQSGIYQEKFSRRKKDLKYSALATPLLAPMIEEGFYNNTISNAVLHEYLDMAELKGIDSLILGCTHYPLIKNEIESFYDQKVRVIDSAEVVAKKLKTILEKENMLNITNNKKQNLFFVTDYSVHFERTTKLFYGEAIALEKITISE, encoded by the coding sequence TTGTCTAATTTTCAAGATCGGCCTATTGGAATTTTTGATTCAGGTATAGGAGGTCTTACTGTCGCCCAGGCAATAAATCGCTTACTTCCTAAGGAACAATGTATTTATGTAGGAGATACAGCCCATATGCCTTATGGTGACAAGTCTATAGATTTAATTAGACATTTCTCTTTCTGCATTTCAGAGTACCTTTTGAATGTTTACAATTGCAAAGCCCTGGTAATTGCTTGCAACACTGCATCTGCAGCAGCTTATGAATTTCTTAGGGATAAACTCAAAGGAAAAGTTCCGGTGATTAATGTAATTGACCCCATGGTTGAGTTTGTCATCAATCAGGAAAATATTCATCATGTTGGAATTATTGCAACCAAAACCACTATTCAGTCTGGAATCTATCAAGAAAAATTTTCAAGAAGAAAAAAGGACCTGAAGTATTCTGCTTTGGCAACCCCTTTGTTGGCCCCAATGATTGAAGAAGGTTTTTATAATAATACCATCAGCAATGCAGTCCTTCATGAGTATCTTGATATGGCTGAACTCAAGGGAATTGACAGTCTGATCCTTGGATGCACACATTATCCACTGATTAAAAATGAGATTGAATCTTTTTATGATCAAAAAGTTAGAGTAATTGACTCAGCTGAAGTGGTTGCAAAAAAATTAAAAACCATTTTGGAAAAAGAAAATATGCTCAATATCACAAATAATAAAAAACAGAATCTCTTTTTTGTGACTGACTATAGTGTTCACTTTGAAAGAACTACTAAACTATTTTATGGCGAAGCAATCGCCTTAGAAAAGATTACAATTTCGGAATAA
- a CDS encoding OmpH family outer membrane protein encodes MNSIKKFALIFLIVLGTNYSYAQRFALVDVNKILENLDDYKKAQEELDRVAATWKQEIAVEYDKIKAMYNKYQAEQVLLTDEQRKQKEEEIMSKEKEARKLQKDKFGEEGELFKKRQDLVRPIQDKVYTAIQDYATSKGLEAIFDTSGSAGIIYYSKDLDKTDEILKKFRVTPK; translated from the coding sequence ATGAATTCAATTAAAAAATTCGCTTTAATTTTCCTAATCGTTTTGGGTACAAATTATTCATATGCTCAAAGGTTTGCACTAGTTGATGTGAACAAGATCCTTGAAAATCTTGACGACTATAAAAAAGCCCAAGAAGAACTAGATCGTGTAGCTGCAACGTGGAAGCAAGAAATTGCTGTAGAATATGACAAAATTAAAGCCATGTACAACAAATATCAGGCAGAACAGGTCCTTTTAACTGATGAACAACGAAAACAAAAAGAAGAAGAAATCATGAGTAAAGAAAAGGAAGCTAGAAAGCTACAAAAAGACAAATTTGGGGAGGAGGGTGAATTATTTAAAAAGAGACAAGATCTTGTAAGACCTATACAAGACAAAGTTTATACGGCTATCCAAGATTATGCTACCTCTAAAGGATTAGAAGCAATTTTCGATACCAGCGGATCAGCTGGCATCATATACTATAGTAAGGATTTGGATAAAACAGATGAAATTCTTAAAAAATTCAGAGTAACACCTAAATAA
- a CDS encoding DUF2480 family protein has product MNNGGELINRVASSNLITIKLEDFYPEAEIIEFDIKPFLYKDLILKELNFRESMQNHNWANYTGKILAVFCSNDAIIPTWAYMLISTHASKYAEMIFFGNANQALIQYYNQILDKFDWKQFQGAKMVIKGCSDKPVPPSAYLRVTSHLLPYASSIMYGEPCSTVPVFKQPKSSV; this is encoded by the coding sequence ATGAATAATGGTGGAGAATTGATTAATCGAGTTGCTTCCAGCAACTTAATCACTATCAAGCTTGAAGATTTTTACCCTGAAGCTGAGATAATCGAGTTCGATATTAAGCCTTTTCTCTATAAAGATTTGATTTTAAAAGAGTTAAACTTTCGAGAGTCCATGCAAAATCACAATTGGGCTAATTACACAGGTAAAATTCTTGCAGTTTTTTGTTCCAACGATGCGATAATTCCAACCTGGGCCTATATGCTTATTTCAACACACGCCTCTAAGTATGCTGAAATGATTTTTTTTGGAAACGCAAATCAAGCGCTTATCCAATATTATAATCAAATTTTGGATAAGTTCGATTGGAAACAATTTCAAGGGGCTAAAATGGTTATTAAAGGATGCAGTGATAAACCCGTACCACCTTCTGCCTATTTGAGGGTTACCAGTCATCTTCTGCCTTATGCTTCAAGTATTATGTATGGAGAGCCATGTTCAACTGTTCCAGTTTTTAAGCAACCAAAATCCAGTGTTTAA